The Candidatus Saccharimonadales bacterium region TTGGTCGCGTGAACATTGTCAGCAATCTGCTGGACTCTCGCTCTAACCGACGGCGTGGCGTTTAGGGCTGCGGTTGAACTTGGATCGCCCGCTGTCAGGTTAACCGCAAACTCTACGGTCTTACCATCCGAGCTAATGAAGTTGGCCAGTACATGGTAGAGCTCATACTCCTTCATGAGAACCGGCGAGGCCAGTACATCTGCGGGTGGTTTTGAGGAGTTCTGCATGCTCGCAAGCGAGATAGAGCCAAACTGCTTGTGTAGTTTAGTAATCTCTAGTGGAGTTATCTTTATGCCATTGAGATTAAGTGGACCATTCACGTCGTTAAATTGAGAGGAAGCTTCTAACTCTGACTGTATAGTCGCAAGCGGGGCGGGGTTTTGCCATGCAGATTGCGGAAGGACAAAAAGGACAGCCGTCGGGTTGGCGCTGCTGCTCGGGTAGTGTTTCGTAAGCAGGGCATTTCCTTTGGCGGAATCGCTCCCCGACGGAGAGGTTGTCGTCCCACCAAAGCCGCCCGACTGATAGTGTAGGACAAAGAGCGCCAGACAACCAAAGACGGCTACACCCGCCACAAGCACCGGCACCGGACGCTGTATAACTGAGGCGGCAATCCTGCCCCAGATACCAGATTTCTTATTGGCATTCTTGTAGCGCTTTGACGGCCAGAAGACGGCACGACCTAAGATAGCGAGGAGGGCAGGCAACAGGGTTAGACCGGCTAGTAACATCAAGCCGATGCCAATGGCTAGCGGAGCGCCAAGCGTTGAGTAGAGCTGGAAGGTGGCGAGAAGAAGTGAGAGTAAAGCTGCCACAACAGTCGCAGCTGAAAAGGTGATCGACTCCCCGACTCGGCTTAGTGCCTTAACGATTGCCTCCTTAGGAGCCAGACCTCCCTGCAGTTCTTCACGAACGCGGAAGATAAGGAAGAGGCCGTAGTCGGTACCGGCACCCAAGACAAGAACGGTCAGAAGCAGCTGTGCTAAAGATGAAACCTTAAGCCCATGTTGTGCAGCTTCGGCGATGATTGGACCTGAGAGCAAGACGACGAGAAAAGGCGGGATTAAGGTAACAATCGGAGCAAGTGGTGCCCTAAAGATAAGGAGAAGCAGGACAATAATAAAGGCGACGGCACCGAGTTGGAGCTGCGAGTTGGTTGAGCCTGACTTCTTACTATTGTCTACTTCGGTAGCCACCTGACCAGTCAGGTGCACTTGAAGATCTTTGGGCATCGGCGTTTTGCTGATTGTGCTGCGAATACTATTTACAAGCGGAGTCGGATCGGTGTTACTGCTGCTTGCCGCTTCCAGATAGAGCTGTGTAGCCTGCCCGTCCGCAGAGTCGCCTTCATTGCGGACCTCTTTAACACCCGAGACGTGGCTCAGGGCCGTACTGAGGTTGCTGATGGCTGCCTGATCACTCTGGCTTAGTTGAGCCCCATTGTTGGTAGCAACGATAACAGGTATCGACGCGGCATTAGCCGATTTGCCAAATGCATTGGATAACAAGTTGATAGCCTTTTGGCTCGGGGCACTTGATGGTAGAAAGGAGTTGTTGTTTGACTGAGTAACGTCTGAAAGCGATGGAAGATAGTGAATAGAGGAATAGACCCCGACAATCCAAACCAATAAGATCAGCCAACGGAAACGGACCGAGAACCTACCGATTGCACCAAAGAGTTGAAATCCTTTTTGTTTGACGTTTCCCTGCTTCTGTTCGCTCATTCGATTATTCTTTTCCTTTATTTAAGTTCTTGCTATTCTCTTTCAGCTCTTTGGCCGACTCAATAACCATGCCCAGTTTAGTCTGCATGCCCTCGATCATTTCCTCGAGGGTCTCCGCTTTCATTAGCATCATAACGCAGCCGCGTGGATTACGTACTACTATCAGTTTATCACCCTCTTTGAGTTTCATTTCGTCACGGGCACTAGCTGGAATAACAATCTGCCCCTTTGTCCCAACTGTCGCTGAGCCATAGAACTTAAAGCCGTCAAACATCATGCCGCGTTTCCTCTTTAACTAAGTTAATTTGTATCACTAATCATACTAAGAATACCTTTGTATTATACAGGAACTACCACGACCCACATGGTAGTATTGAAACAATATGCCTCTAAGCACAAAGCGACGCACGACGCCGGCTAAACGCAGTCGGGCCACGGGAATAATTAAAAACCCCAAACTGCAGCGCATCTATCTGGCAATCTCACTCACCGCTCTCCTGGCGAGCTGTCTTTACTGGGCCTATCTCGGCGCACGGGTCCAGCAGACCAACGCTGATCAATTGGTTAGCTCCTTCTTATTCAAGAATCTGGCCACTTTTCACGGAGCGTATATATCGGGCCAGCATACCTTCCTGCTGAAATGGCCACTTTTCTTACTGGTCGAGCTATTTAAATATTCAACTGGTATCTTCGTGGGGTTGACGATGGGCCTTGTTACCCTAACTGTCGGTCTCTTTGCACTTGTTCTATATCGGATCGAGCGTCGCCCGCTTATCTTCGGGACCATCTGCCTTGCTCTGGCAGCGACATTGATCGCAATCCCGCCAGAGCCGGTAGCTGGGACTCTTCTACCGGTCAATATGGCCATGCTCACAACCCGAAATGTTGAATATATCTTCTATATTATCTCCCTCGGTTTACTTGTCACAGCTTCGAGGCCTCTAATTAGGAGCAAGCGACTTTGGCTGTCTGTCGCCATCCTTAGCATTCTCGTCGCAAGTGACAGA contains the following coding sequences:
- a CDS encoding MMPL family transporter, which codes for MSEQKQGNVKQKGFQLFGAIGRFSVRFRWLILLVWIVGVYSSIHYLPSLSDVTQSNNNSFLPSSAPSQKAINLLSNAFGKSANAASIPVIVATNNGAQLSQSDQAAISNLSTALSHVSGVKEVRNEGDSADGQATQLYLEAASSSNTDPTPLVNSIRSTISKTPMPKDLQVHLTGQVATEVDNSKKSGSTNSQLQLGAVAFIIVLLLLIFRAPLAPIVTLIPPFLVVLLSGPIIAEAAQHGLKVSSLAQLLLTVLVLGAGTDYGLFLIFRVREELQGGLAPKEAIVKALSRVGESITFSAATVVAALLSLLLATFQLYSTLGAPLAIGIGLMLLAGLTLLPALLAILGRAVFWPSKRYKNANKKSGIWGRIAASVIQRPVPVLVAGVAVFGCLALFVLHYQSGGFGGTTTSPSGSDSAKGNALLTKHYPSSSANPTAVLFVLPQSAWQNPAPLATIQSELEASSQFNDVNGPLNLNGIKITPLEITKLHKQFGSISLASMQNSSKPPADVLASPVLMKEYELYHVLANFISSDGKTVEFAVNLTAGDPSSTAALNATPSVRARVQQIADNVHATNNGVIGEPTALYDISTISNSDLRKSIPVAIVVIGILLAVLLRSLVAPLYLIVSVALSYLAALGVSVIAFMLIDHQSGLSFVLPFLMFIFLLALGEDYNILVMTRIREEAHGLPLRKAVSQALTTTGTTVTSAGLVLAGTFAVFAIVGGSSSDEIKDIGVGLALGILLDTFLVRTLLVPSTVVLLGKLNWWPTKHGSWAESEDD
- a CDS encoding AbrB/MazE/SpoVT family DNA-binding domain-containing protein — encoded protein: MMFDGFKFYGSATVGTKGQIVIPASARDEMKLKEGDKLIVVRNPRGCVMMLMKAETLEEMIEGMQTKLGMVIESAKELKENSKNLNKGKE